TCGATGTAGTGGGGGCTCGCCCCCGGTACGGACGCGGCGCGGGCGGGCGGCGTGTTGGATGGCCGGGTGCACATCTCTTCGCGCCCGCATCGCCAGGACCTGCTGATCGGGGCCGCCGGGCTGGCGGGCGGGCTGCTGCTCTGGGCGGCCGGTCTGCACACCCAGGGCGGCCGGGTCTTCGGCGCGCACTGGGTGGCCCTCGTCCCGCTCGCGGTGACCGCGGCGATGGAGCTGCTGCGCCGGAGCCGGCCGCAGGCCGCCCTGGCCGTCGGCACGCTCGCGCTGCTCGCCGACCAGTTGACGACGGGCAGCCTGGTGACGGTGCTGATGTACACCGATCTGATGTACGCGGCCGTGGTGTACGGCTCCCCGGCCGCGGCCCGGCGGATCCCGGTGGCCACCTTCCTGGTCACCGCGGCGGCGACCGTCGGGTTCTTCACCTGGTTCCGGAGGCCGGAGGCCCTGCTGCTCGGTGTGGTCATCGGCCTGGTCTCCTTCGCCCCGGCCCTCACCGGGGTCAGTGTGCGCAACCACCGGGAGGCCGCTTCGGCGGCCCGGCTGCGGGCCGAGCAGACGGCGCTGCTGGCGGAGATGGACCGGGTCCAGGCGGTCACCGCGGAGCGTTCCCGGATGGCGAGGGAGCTGCACGACGTGGTGGCCAACCACCTGTCGGCGATCGCCATCCACTCCACGGCCGCGCTCTCGATCGACGACCCGGCCACCTCGCGCGACGCGCTCGGTGTGATCCGGGAGAACAGCGTGGAGGGGCTGGCCGAGATGCGGCGGCTGATCGGGCTGCTGCGGGAGAGCGAGGGCGAGGAGCGGCCGAGTGCGGCGCCGACCCTGGACTCGGTGGACTCCCTGGTCGCGCAGGCGGGGTCGAACGGTGCCTCCAGCGGGCTGACGGTGACTCTGGAGGACAGAGTGGAGGACGCGGCGGCGGCTCCGCTGCCCGCGCCGGTGCAGCTGGCGGCCTACCGCATCGTCCAGGAGTCCCTGACCAACGCGCTGAAGCACGCGGCTCCCGGCCCGGTGACGGTCCGTCTGGGACGCGCGTACGGCCGGCTGACGGTCGAGGTGAGCAGCGTCCTCGGCGGCCGTCCGGGGCCGAGTGCGCCCGGTTCGGGGGCGGGCCTGGTGGGGATGCGGGAGCGGGTGGCGCTCCTCGGCGGGACGATCGAGGCGGGCCCGGCGGCCGGCGGCGGGAACGGCAGGGGCGACGGCGACGGGAACGACGACGGCGACGGCGACGGCGACGGCGACGGCGACGGCGACGGCGACAGGATCTGGCGGGTGCGGGCCGAACTGCCCGTGGAGGAAAGGGCGGTACGGGAATGACGATCCGGGTGGTGGTCGCCGAGGACCAGTCGGCGGTGCGGGCGGGCCTGGTGCTCATCCTGGGCAGTGCGCCGGACATCGAGGTGGTGGGCGAGGCGGCCGACGGCGAGGAGGCCGTCCGGCTGGCCCGCGGGCTGCGTCCGGACGTGGTGCTGATGGATGTGCAGATGCCCCGGCTGGACGGGGTGTCGGCGACCCGGCAGGTGACGGCCGAGGGGCTGGCCGACGTACTGGTGCTGACCACCTTCGACCTGGACGAGTACGTCTTCGGCGCGTTGCGGGCCGGGGCGGCCGGTTTCCTGCTGAAGAACACCGAAGCGCGCGATCTGCTGCACGCCGTCCGCACGGTGGCGGCCGGCGAGGGCATGATCGCCCCGGCGGTGACCCGGCGGCTGATCGCCGAGTTCGCGGACGCGTCCTCCCCGCGGCGGGGCGGGGACGCCGATCCTCGGGTGCTCGACGCGCTGACCCGGCGGGAACGGGAGGTACTGGTCTGCCTGGGCCGGGGACTGTCCAACGCGGAGATCGCCGAGCGGCTGACGATGGCCGAGGCGACGGTGAAGACGCACGTCAGCAGGGTGCTGGGGAAGCTGGAGCTACGCAGCCGGGCACAAGCGGCGGTGCTCGCTCAGGAGTTGGGTCTCTGAACTCACCCGCTGATCTTTGGTCTGGACCTCTTGACGATTGGTCCAGACCTTCCTAATCTCACCGAGCAATGCTGCGGTGAGTACGCCATGACAAAAGCGCGCTCAGGGCGACGCAGGGTCGGGGCTTTCGAGCGGCATGCCCTGGCAGTCCACGGACCACCCCCGTTTGTCGGACCTCACCCGAGGAGCACCGTTGAGCACTGAAACCCCCCTGTCCCGGCTCCGGCCGAGATGGCGAACCGGCCCGGGCCGGGCCACCCGGTCGAAGACCGTCGCCGGCCTGACCGCCCTGCTGGTGCCGCTGGCCGCGATGGTCGGCCTCGCCTCCCCCGCCCAGGCCGCGGCCTCGGCGACCGCCACCTTCACCAAGAAGTCCGACTGGGGCAGCGGCTTCGAAGGCCAGTGGACGGTGAAGAACACCGGTACCACCGCCCTGTCCTCCTGGACGATCGAGTGGGACTTCCCCTCCGGCACCAAGGTCGGCTCCGCCTGGGACGCCTCGGTCACCAACTCCGGGGACCACTGGACCGCCAAGAACCTCAGCTGGAACGGTACGGTCGCCCCCGGCGCCAGCATCAGCTTCGGCTTCAACGGCTCCGGCCCCGGCGCCCCCACCAGCTGCAAGCTGAACGGCGCCTCCTGTGACGGCGGCGGCACCATCCCCGGTGACGCGGCCCCCTCGAAGCCCGGCACCCCCACCGCGAGCAACGTCACCGACACCTCGGCGAAGCTCAGCTGGGCCGCGGCCACCGACGACAAGGGCATCAAGAACTACGACGTCCTGCGCGACGGCGCCAAGGTCGCCACCGTCACCACGACGACGTACACGGACAACGGCCTCACCAAGGGCACGGACTACTCCTACACCGTGCAGGCCCGCGACACCGCCGACCAGACCGGTCCGGTCAGCGGCGCGGTCGCGGTCCGCACCACCGGCGGCGACGACGGTGGCCCCGGCCCCGGCACGGGTGACAAGGTCAACCTCGGCTACTTCACCAACTGGGGCGTCTACGGACGCAACTACCACGTCAAGAACCTGGTGACGTCGGGCTCGGCCGAGAAGATCACGCACATCAACTACGCCTTCGGCAACGTCCAGGGCGGCAAGTGCACCATCGGTGACTCCTACGCCGACTACGAGAAGGCCTACACCGCCGACCAGTCCGTCGACGGCGTCGCCGACACCTGGGACCAGCCGCTGCGCGGCAGCTTCAACCAGCTGCGCAAGCTGAAGGCCAAGTACCCGCACATCAAGGTCATCTGGTCGTTCGGCGGCTGGACCTGGTCCGGTGGCTTCCCCGACGCCGCGAAGAACCCGGCCGCGTTCGCCAAGTCCTGCTACGACCTGGTGGAGGACCCCCGCTGGGCCGATGTCTTCGACGGCATCGACATCGACTGGGAGTACCCCAACGCCTGCGGTCTGACCTGTGACACCAGCGGTCCCGCCGCGCTGAAGAACCTCGCCTCGGCGCTGCGCGCCCAGTTCGGCTCGAACAACCTGGTCACCGCCGCGATCACCGCGGACGGCTCGGAGGGCGGGAAGATCGACGCCGCCGACTACGCCGGCGCCGCCCAGTCCTTCGACTGGTACAACGTGATGACGTACGACTTCTTCGGTGCGTGGGCGGCCAAGGGCCCGACGGCTCCGCACTCCCCGCTGACCTCGTACTCCGGCATCCCGCAGAACGGCTTCACCACCGCGGACGCCATCGCCAAGCTGAAGGCCAAGGGCGTCCCCGCCAAGAAGCTGCTGCTCGGCATCGGCTTCTACGGCCGCGGCTGGACCGGCGTCACCCAGGCCGCCCCGGGCGGCACCGCGACCGGCGCCGCGCCCGGCACGTACGAGGCGGGCATCGAGGACTACAAGGTCCTCAAGAACAGCTGCCCGGTCACCGGCACCATCGCCGGAACCGCGTACGCGCACTGCGGCACCAACTGGTGGAGCTACGACACCCCGTCGACCATCGCCTCCAAGATGGCCTGGGCGAACAACCAGGGCCTGGGCGGCGCGTTCTTCTGGGAGTTCAGCGGTGACACCAGCAACGGTGAGCTCGTGACCGCCATGGACGCCGGCCTCAACTAGCACCACATCCCCACGGCGGAACCTCTCCGGAGGTGACGCCACCCCCGAAAACGCCGGGGAGACAGGTCCGCCCCCTGTCTCCCCGGTCTTCGTGTGCCCGGCCTTCGTACGCCGGTCTTCGTACACCGGCCTCCGTGTGCCGGTCTTCGTACACCCGGGAAGACACGGGCCCTCCCCCGGATCACGTCCAGGGGAGGGACACCTGCTCAGGGCGACACAGCCTCTCCCCCGCACCCACCAGCGGGACGCCCGCTCAGGCGGCATCGGCCCTCCCCCGGACTCCGTCCGGGGGGACCTCACTCAGGCGACATTGACCCTCTGGCCAGGCGGTGCGGCTTCCAGCCAGGCGAGGAAACCGGTCAGCGCGTCCTCGCTCATCGCCAGCTCCAGGCGGGTCTCCCGGTGGAGACAGCCGAGCACGACGGCGTCGGACAGCAGGGCGAGCTCTTCCTCGCCCTCGGGCAGCCGGCGGTCGACCACCTCGATGGCGGCACGCTCCAGGGCACGGCGCGGGCGGGGGGCGTAGGAGAAGACACGGAACCAGTCGACGCGGTCACCGCTGTAGCGGGCCACCCCGTAGACCCAGCCCTTGCCGGACGGGTCGGGTTCCTCGGAGACGTCCCAGCGCAGACTGCAGTCGAACGTTCCACCGGACCGCTGGATCAGCCGCCGGCGCAGGCCGAAGACGAACAGCCCCACCGCGACGGCCACGACGACCAGGCCGCACACCCACAACGCGAGGACCATCTCCACCGACCTCCTCGCATCGTCGAGAAACGAATACCGTACCGAGCCGAACCGCACCTGCATCGCCTCAGCCGCGGCACGCTCTGGATGATTCCAGCTCGGGCCGCGGCTGAGTAAGAACTACTTCGTGGGGACGCTCAGCGCGCCGCCACCGCACGCAGTCGCACATCGGCGCGCCGCTCGGCGGCGGCGTCCGTGTCCGACTTCGCGCGCTCCAGCGCGCGCTCGGCGCGCTGGACGTCGATCTCGTCGGCGAGTTCCGCGATCTCCGCCAGCAGCGAGAGCTTGTTCTCCGCGAACGAGATGAAACCGCCGTGCACAGCGGCGACGACCGTGCCGCCGTCGCTCGTACGGATCGTCACCGGGCCCGACTCCAGCACACCCAGAAGCGGCTGGTGACCGGGCATGACGCCGATGTCGCCGGACGTGGTACGTGCGACAACGAGGGTGGCCTCGCCGGACCAGACACTGCGGTCCGCGGCGACCAGCTCGACATGCAGCTCAGCAGCCAAGGGTGGCTCCTCGGGTCACCACCCGGCGGTTGTGCCGGGTGTTGGGTCAATTCTACGGGGCGTGGTGAGGGGGGCGGGACACACCCACCCCCCTCGGTGAGCCGGAGGCTCAGGAGACGCCGAGCTCCTTGGCCTTGGCCTTGAGGTCGTCAATGCCACCGCACATGAAGAACGCCTGCTCGGGGAAGTGGTCGTACTCACCGTCGCAGATCGCGTTGAACGCGGCGATCGACTCGTCGAGCGGGACGTCCGAACCGTCCAGGCCGGTGAACTGCTTGGCGGCGTGGGTGTTCTGCGACAGGAAGCGCTCGACGCGACGGGCACGGTGGACAACCAGCTTGTCCTCCTCGCCCAGCTCGTCGATACCGAGGATCGCGATGATGTCCTGGAGGTCCTTGTACTTCTGCAGGATCCCCTTGACGCGGCTGGCTGCCTCGTAGTGGTCCTGCGCGATGTAGCGCGGGTCCAGGATGCGGGACGTGGAGTCCAGCGGGTCCACGGCCGGGTAGATGCCCTTCTCGGAGATCGGACGGGAGAGAACCGTCGTCGCGTCGAGGTGGGCGAACGTGGTGGCCGGGGCCGGGTCGGTCAGGTCGTCCGCGGGGACGTAGATCGCCTGCATCGAGGTGATCGAGTGACCACGCGTCGAGGTGATGCGCTCCTGGAGCACACCCATCTCGTCGGCCAGGGTCGGCTGGTAACCCACCGCGGACGGCATGCGGCCGAGCAGCGTGGAGACCTCGGAACCGGCCTGCGTGAAGCGGAAGATGTTGTCGATGAAGAGCAGCACGTCCTGCTTCTGCACATCGCGGAAGTACTCCGCCATGGTCAGCGCGGAGAGCGCGACACGCAGACGCGTCCCCGGCGGCTCGTCCATCTGGCCGAAGACCAGCGCGGTCTTGTCCAGAACGCCCGACTCGGTCATCTCGTCGATGAGGTCGTTGCCCTCACGGGTGCGCTCACCGACGCCGGCGAACACCGACACACCGTCGTGCAGCTTCGCCACACGCATGATCATTTCCTGGATGAGGACCGTCTTGCCGACGCCCGCACCACCGAACAGACCGATCTTGCCGCCCTTGACGTACGGGGTCAGCAGGTCGACGACCTTCAGGCCGGTCTCGAACATCTCGGTCTTCGACTCGAGCTGGTCGAAGGCCGGGGCCTTGCGGTGGATCGGCCAGCGCTCGGTGATCTGCGCCTCGGCCTCCGGCTCGTTCAGGATCTGACCGAGGGTGTTGAACACCTTGCCCTTGGTGATGTCACCGACCGGGACGGTGATGCCCGCGCCCGTGTCGGTCACCGGGGACTGGCGGACCAGGCCGTCGGTGGGCTGCATCGAGATCGCGCGGACCACGCCGTCGCCCAGGTGCTGGGCGACCTCGAGGGTCAGCGTCTTGCGCGCACCGGCCTCGGCCGGGTCGTCGACCTCGACGTGCAGGGCGTTGTAGATCTCCGGCATCGCGTCGACGGGGAACTCCACGTCGACGACCGGGCCGATGACCCGGGCGACGCGGCCCGTGGCAGCGGCCGTCTCAACTGTCGTCGTCATTACTTGTCACTCCCCGCGGACGCGTCGGCCAGAGCACCTGCACCGCCGACGATCTCGCTGATTTCCTGGGTGATTTCGGCCTGGCGGGCCGCGTTGGCAAGCCGGGAGAGGGTCTTGATGAGCTCTCCGGCGTTGTCGGTCGCCGACTTCATCGCGCGGCGGCGGGCGGCGTGCTCGGAAGCGGCCGCCTGCAGCAGTGCGTTGTAGATACGGCTCTCGACGTAGCGCGGCAGAAGGGCGTCGAGGACGTCTTCGGCCGACGGCTCGAACTCGAACAGCGGAAGGATCTCGCCCTTCCCGGTGCTCGTCTCCTCGCCCTTGTCGAGCGACAGCGGCAGCATCCGGCCGTCGACCGCGTTCTGCGTCATCATCGACACGAACTCCGTGAAGACGATGTGCAGCTCGTCGACGCCGCCCTCGGCCGTGTCCTTCTGGATGGCCTCGATGAGGGGCTCGGCGATCTTCTTGGCGTCCGAGTACTCGGGGTTGTCCGTGAACCCGGTCCACGACTCCGTGACCTTGCGCTCACGGAAGCCGTAGTACGCGACACCCTTGCGGCCGACGATGTAGGTGTCGACCTCCTTGCCCTCGGCCGCCAGCCGCTCCCGCAGCCGCTCCGCGGCCTTGATGGCGTTGGAGGAGTAGCCGCCGGCCAGACCGCGGTCGCTCGTCAGGAGCAGGACCGCGGCCCGGGCCGGAGCCTCGGCCTCGGTGGTGAGGGGATGGTTGGTGTTCGAGCCGGTCGCCACCGCGGTCACCGCACGGGTGAGCTCGGTCGCGTACGGCATCGACGCCGCCACCTTGCGCTGCGCCTTGACGATGCGCGAGGCGGCGATCATCTCCATCGCCTTGGTGATCTTCTTGGTCGCGGTGACGGCTTGGATGCGGCGCTTGTAAACGCGAAGCTGAGCGCCCATCGATCAGCCCTCGCCCAGGAGCTTGCCGTCCGAGGTCTCGAACTGCTGCTTGAAGGCGGCGATCGCGTCGCCGACCGACTGCAGCGTGTCGTCGGACATCTTGCCGCCCTCGGCGATGCTGGTCAGCAGGTCCTTGCGCTCGCGGCGCAGGAACTCCAGCAGCTCGGTCTCGAAGCGGCGGATGTCCTCGACCGGGACGTCGTCCATCTTGCCCGTCGTGCCGGCCCAGACGGAGACGACCTGCTCCTCCATCGGGAACGGGGCGTACTGCGGCTGCTTCAGCAGCTCGACCATGCGCTTGCCGCGCTCCAGCGACGCCTTCGAGGCCGCGTCCAGGTCGGAACCGAAGGCGGCGAACGCCTCCAGCTCACGGAACTGGGCGAGGTCCACGCGCAGCCGGCCGGAGACCTGCTTCATGGCCTTGTGCTGGGCGGAGCCACCGACTCGGGAGACCGAGATACCGACGTTGAGCGCCGGACGCTGACCCGCGTTGAACAGGTCGGACTCCAGGAAGCACTGGCCGTCGGTGATGGAGATGACGTTGGTCGGGATGAACGCCGACACGTCGTTCGCCTTGGTCTCGACGATCGGGAGACCCGTCATCGAACCGGCGCCCATGTCGTCGGAGAGCTTGGCGCAGCGCTCCAGCAGACGCGAGTGCAGGTAGAAGACGTCGCCCGGGTAGGCCTCACGGCCCGGCGGACGGCGCAGCAGAAGCGACACGGCGCGGTAGGCGTCGGCCTGCTTCGAGAGGTCGTCGAAGACGATGAGGACGTGCTTGCCGTCGTACATCCAGTGCTGGCCGATGGCCGAGCCGGTGTACGGCGCCAGGTACTTGAAGCCGGCCGGGTCGGACGCCGGGGCGGCGACGATCGTCGTGTACTCGAGCGCGCCGGCCTCTTCGAGGGCGCCGCGCACGGAGGCGATCGTGGAGCCCTTCTGACCGATGGCGACGTAGATGCAGCGGACCTGCTTGTTCACGTCGCCCGAGCGCCAGTTGTCGCGCTGGTTGATGATCGTGTCGACGGCCAGGGCGGTCTTGCCGGTCTGGCGGTCACCGATGATCAGCTGACGCTGGCCGCGGCCGATCGGCACCATGGCGTCGACGGCCTTGTAGCCGGTCTGCATCGGCTCGTGGACCGACTTGCGGACCATGACGCCGGGGGCCTGCAGTTCGAGGGCGCGACGGCCTTCGGTCTCGATCTCGCCGAGACCGTCGATCGGGTTGCCGAGCGGGTCGACGACGCGGCCGAGGTAGCCCTCGCCGACGCCGACGGAGAGCACCTCGCCGGTGCGCTGCACCGACTGGCCCTCCTCGATTCCGCTGAACTCGCCGAGGACGATCGCACCGATCTCGCGCTCCTCGAGGTTGAGGGCGAGACCGAGGGTGCCGTCCTCGAACTTCAGCAGCTCGTTCGCCTGTGCCGAGGGAAGGCCCTCGACCTTCGCGATGCCGTCACCGGCAACGCTGACCGTACCGACCTCCTCGCGCGAGGCCGCGTCCGGCTGGTACGACTGGACAAAGTTATCCAGTGCGTCCCGGATCTCCTCCGGCCGGATCGTGAGCTCCGCCATCTGGGTTCCCTGCTCTCCTTGTTGGGCCCGAAGTTTCTCAATGGGGTCTGGGGGCGACCCCCAGGAATCTTCTGCAATTTCTGCACGGCCCAACCGGGCCGCTGTACTTGCTCGTTCAGTTGGTGCGGTGCGTGCGCTGCGCGCTGTCAGCCGGCCATCCTGCGGGTGACCTCTTCGAGGCGCTCCGCGATCGTGCCGTTGATGACCTCGTCACCGACGCGCACCGAGATCCCGCCGAGGACCGCGGGGTCCACGTCCAGGTTCAGGTGCATCTGACGGCCGTAGATCTTCGCCAGGGCGGCGCCGAGGCGCTGCTTCTGGCGGTCGGACAGCGGCACCGCCGAGGTGACGACGGCGACCGTGCGGTCCCGGCGCTCCGCGGCCAGCCTGGACAGGGACTCGAGTCCCGCTTCCAGGCTACGTCCACGGGGCTGCGTCACGAGACGCGTGATCACGCGCTCGGTGACCGGCTGGGCCTTGCCGCCGAGCAGGCTGCGGAGCAGCTCGCCCTTGGCCGCGGCCGTGGCCGTCTTGCTGGTCAGGGCGGAGCGCAGGGCGACGTCGGAGGCGACGATCCGGCCGAACCGGAACAGCTCGTCCTCCACGTCGTCGAGCGCGCCGGCGCGCTGCGCCGCGGTGAGGTCCGCGGTGTTCGCCAGTTCCTCGACCGAGTCCACCAGGTCACGCGACTGCGACCAGCGGGAGCGGACCATGCCGGAGACCAGGTCCACGGCTTCGCCGCTCACCTGTCCGCCCAGCAGTCGTCCGGCCAGCTCGGCCTTGGCCTCGCCGCCCTGCGACGGGTCGGTGAGGACCCGGCGCAGCGACACCTCGCGGTGGAGCAGCGCGGTGACGGCGGCCAGCTCCTCGGCGAGCTTCGCCGCGTCGGCCGACGTGGAGTCGGTCAGCGCGTCGAGACGCTCGCGTGCGGATGCCAGTGCCTCGCGGCTCGCTCCGTTCATCGGACGGCCTCGGCCTTCGCCTCGAGCTCGTCGAGGAAACGGTCGACGGTGCCGCTCTGCCGGGCGTGGTCCTCAAGGGACTCACCGACCAGCTTGCCGGCCAGGGCGGTGGCGAGCGTGCCCACGTCCTGACGCAGCGCCGAGGCGGCGGCCTTGCGGTCGGCCTCGATCTGGGCGTGGCCCGCGGCGATGATCTCCTCGCGCTGGCGCTGGCCCTCCGCCCTCATCTCCTGGATGATGACGGCACCCTGCTCCTGCGCCTCCTGGCGCAGGCGTGCTGCCTCGTGCCGGGCCTCGGCGAGCTGAGCCTTGTACTGCTCAAGAACGCTCTGGGCCTCGGTCTGGGCCGCGTCGGCCTTCTCGATGCCGCCTTCGATGGCCTCGCGGCGCTCTTCCAGAACCTTCTCGATGTTCGGGAGGAGCTTCTTGGCGAGGAAACCGAAGACGATGGCGAAGGCGATCAGGCCGATGACGATCTCGGGGATCGCCGGGAGCAGCGGGTTCTGGATCTCTCCCTCGGACGCCAGCTGTAGGGCGTTCACATCAATGCCTTTCGTCGCTTCGGGCAGTCGGATTGCCGCGAATTAGTCGACCGGGTAGACGAAGGGCATGACGAGACCGATCAGGGCGAGCGCCTCACAGAGAACGAAGCCGAGGATCTGGTTCGAACGGATCAGGCCGGCAGCTTCGGGCTGGCGGGCCAGCGCCTGGGTGCCGTTACCGAAGATGATGCCGACGCCGACGCCGGGGCCGATCGCGGCGAGGCCGTAGCCGATGGAACCGAGGTTGCCCGTGATGTTGACGGCGGCGAGGGTCTCAAGAGCGGACATGCCGTTTCTTCCTTCTCTTTCAGAACCGGTGGGGGTTGGCCACCGGACGACTATCGGGGGTGGTGCTGGACCGGATCAGTGGTGCTCGGCGAGAGCGCCCTGAACGTAGTTGCAGGCCAGGAGGACGAACACGTAGGCCTGCAGCGCCTGGATGAACAGCTCGAAGGCGGTCATCAGGATGGTCATGACGAACGAGACACCGGCGTAGGCGATACCGATGCCGTTCAGCAGGTACCAGCTGGCGATGGTGAAGATCAGCAGCAGCACGTGGCCTGCGAACATGTTCGCGAACAGTCGCACCGCGTGCGTGAACGGGCGGATCAGCAGGTTCGACATGATCTCGATGAGCATGACGAACGGGAGGGCCGGACCGATCGACGGGTCGTAGCCGGAGATGTTCTTCCAGCCGCCGACGAAGCCGTGGCGCTTGAAGGTCAGGCTGACCCAGAGGACGTACACGATCGCGGCCAGCGCCACCGGGTATCCGATGACCGAGACCACCGGGAACTGGGCGAACGGGATGATGGCCCAGAGGTTCATGATCCAGATGAAGAAGAACAGCGAGACCATGAGGGGCACGTACTTCTTGCCCTCGCGCTTGCCGAGCGTCTCGTAGACCACGCCGGTGCGGATGAAGTCGTAACCCGCCTCGGCCACCATCTGGAGCTTTCCGGGGACCAGCTTCGGCTTGTTGAAAGCCGCCCAGAAGAAACCGACGACGACAACGGTGCTCAGGACCGCCAGCAGCATCGGCTTGTTGATCTCGATGCCGCCGACGGTGAACAGCGGTTCGAAAACAAAGGAGTGCAGGCCAGGAGCCGGGAAGCCGCATCCGTCGAAGATGTGGCAATCGGTCTCGAAGGCGAGCACCGTCGTCGGGTCAGCACTCACCGCGGGCTCCTTCAGCGTGGCGCATAGGTACGGCAACCTCGTTGTGTCGGCGCGGCAAGCAGCCGCTGGTCGGCACTGGACTGGTCTTACGGATGGAAGGGCGGCTCAGGCATGACGCCTCGCGATGAAGCAGGCGCCGATTCGGATGCCCGCGTCCGCAGTGCCGCAGTTGGCACCGGACGATAGCAGGGTCTCGAACGCGCACTTATATCGGGCCTACCACTCACGCCGAAGTCCCCGCGTTCTCGGGCTTCTTGCCCGTGGACGACTCGGGTTCGACGTACAGGATCTTGGTCTTCATGTGGACGCGGATCTGTGCGGCCACCCACGAGAGGGTCGCGACGATGATCGCCGCGGCGAACGCCCTCGGATTGAACAGGGTGGTGTCCTTGAAGGCGGCCACGAAGACGAAGAGCAGCAGCAACTCGGCGGTGTACAGCACGAGCCCCATGGACTGGAACAGGTGCGGCAGGGACTTCGCGGTGCGCTGCAGGACGGTGAGTCCGATCCCCATGAAGAGGATCACCACCAGCGTTCCGACCGCCGCTCCGATCGCCCCCTTGCCGCCCGCGACCGCACCGCAGACGGCGACGGTGACGGCACCGGCGGCGGCAGTGGGCACAGCGGTGTGGAGGAGAGTCCGGGCGTCGTTGGACGGCATGGAGGTAGCTCCGCGTTGCAGGGGGTGGTGGGCAGTGGTCGTCAGGGACGAGCGTAGGCCCGGTCGAGTCATGCCTCGGGCCGAGGGACCTGTTCACCAGTATCCTTCGACCGTTTCACCGGGCTTCGTGAACGGTATCACAAACTATTTGATGAGGTCTTTACCCGAAAGGTGTGCCTGCTGTCACACGTGAGGGTTACCGAGCCCGTGTGTGCAGAGCATTGTGGCAATTCACATGCTAATGGGCTTTTGCGTCGAGGACGTCAACGGGCGGAATCAGCGCGATCGTGATCGGTGAGCCGCGAACGGGGGCCGATCGCTGTCGCTCCGTTGACGCCGGACACTCCGACGGTCACGGGAGTGCGCTCCGGGTCGTGGTCCGCGCCCTGTTCACCGGCCTGCCCACGGGGCCGGGAGGCCTCCGGGGAGCCCTCGCGGCCCTCCTGGCCGTCCTGGTCCTCCGCCACCCGGCGCCGGCGCCGGTAGCGGGGCGGGACGACGCGCTGGGCCCAGAGCGGGGCGCGGGGGGTGAAACGCGGCATCAGCAGGAGGACC
This DNA window, taken from Streptomyces nitrosporeus, encodes the following:
- a CDS encoding F0F1 ATP synthase subunit delta, with product MNGASREALASARERLDALTDSTSADAAKLAEELAAVTALLHREVSLRRVLTDPSQGGEAKAELAGRLLGGQVSGEAVDLVSGMVRSRWSQSRDLVDSVEELANTADLTAAQRAGALDDVEDELFRFGRIVASDVALRSALTSKTATAAAKGELLRSLLGGKAQPVTERVITRLVTQPRGRSLEAGLESLSRLAAERRDRTVAVVTSAVPLSDRQKQRLGAALAKIYGRQMHLNLDVDPAVLGGISVRVGDEVINGTIAERLEEVTRRMAG
- the atpA gene encoding F0F1 ATP synthase subunit alpha gives rise to the protein MAELTIRPEEIRDALDNFVQSYQPDAASREEVGTVSVAGDGIAKVEGLPSAQANELLKFEDGTLGLALNLEEREIGAIVLGEFSGIEEGQSVQRTGEVLSVGVGEGYLGRVVDPLGNPIDGLGEIETEGRRALELQAPGVMVRKSVHEPMQTGYKAVDAMVPIGRGQRQLIIGDRQTGKTALAVDTIINQRDNWRSGDVNKQVRCIYVAIGQKGSTIASVRGALEEAGALEYTTIVAAPASDPAGFKYLAPYTGSAIGQHWMYDGKHVLIVFDDLSKQADAYRAVSLLLRRPPGREAYPGDVFYLHSRLLERCAKLSDDMGAGSMTGLPIVETKANDVSAFIPTNVISITDGQCFLESDLFNAGQRPALNVGISVSRVGGSAQHKAMKQVSGRLRVDLAQFRELEAFAAFGSDLDAASKASLERGKRMVELLKQPQYAPFPMEEQVVSVWAGTTGKMDDVPVEDIRRFETELLEFLRRERKDLLTSIAEGGKMSDDTLQSVGDAIAAFKQQFETSDGKLLGEG
- the atpB gene encoding F0F1 ATP synthase subunit A; the encoded protein is MSADPTTVLAFETDCHIFDGCGFPAPGLHSFVFEPLFTVGGIEINKPMLLAVLSTVVVVGFFWAAFNKPKLVPGKLQMVAEAGYDFIRTGVVYETLGKREGKKYVPLMVSLFFFIWIMNLWAIIPFAQFPVVSVIGYPVALAAIVYVLWVSLTFKRHGFVGGWKNISGYDPSIGPALPFVMLIEIMSNLLIRPFTHAVRLFANMFAGHVLLLIFTIASWYLLNGIGIAYAGVSFVMTILMTAFELFIQALQAYVFVLLACNYVQGALAEHH
- the atpE gene encoding ATP synthase F0 subunit C; the protein is MSALETLAAVNITGNLGSIGYGLAAIGPGVGVGIIFGNGTQALARQPEAAGLIRSNQILGFVLCEALALIGLVMPFVYPVD
- a CDS encoding F0F1 ATP synthase subunit B translates to MNALQLASEGEIQNPLLPAIPEIVIGLIAFAIVFGFLAKKLLPNIEKVLEERREAIEGGIEKADAAQTEAQSVLEQYKAQLAEARHEAARLRQEAQEQGAVIIQEMRAEGQRQREEIIAAGHAQIEADRKAAASALRQDVGTLATALAGKLVGESLEDHARQSGTVDRFLDELEAKAEAVR